One stretch of Ailuropoda melanoleuca isolate Jingjing chromosome 20, ASM200744v2, whole genome shotgun sequence DNA includes these proteins:
- the LOC100469933 gene encoding LOW QUALITY PROTEIN: myosin-7 (The sequence of the model RefSeq protein was modified relative to this genomic sequence to represent the inferred CDS: inserted 4 bases in 2 codons), whose amino-acid sequence MVDAEMAAFGAAAPFLRKSEKERLEAQTRPFDLKKDVFVPDDKEEFVKAKILSREGGKVTAETEHGKTVTVKEDQVMQQNPPKFDKIEDMAMLTFLHEPAVLYNLKERYASWMIYTYSGLFCVTVNPYKWLPVYNAEVVAAYRGKKRSEAPPHIFSISDNAYQYMLTDRENQSILITGESGAGKTVNTKRVIQYFAVIAAIGDRSKKEQTPGKGTLEDQIIQANPALEAFGNAKTVRNDNSSRFGKFIRIHFGATGKLASADIETYLLEKSRVIFQLKAERDYHIFYQILSNKKPELLDMLLITNNPYDYAFISQGETTVASIDDAEELMATDNAFDVLGFTSEEKNSMYKLTGAIMHFGNMKFKQKQREEQAEPDGTEEADKSAYLMGLNSADLLKGLCHPRVKVGNEXSWMIYVTSGLSLTFQVAYATGALAKAVYERMFNWMVTRINATLETKQPRQYFIGVLDIAGFEIFDFNSFEQLCINFTNEKLQQFFNHHMFVLEQEEYKKEGIEWEFIDFGMDLQACIDLIEKPMGIMSILEEECMFPKATDMTFKAKLYDNHLGKSNNFQKPRNIKGKQEAHFSLIHYAGTVDYNILGWLQKNKDPLNETVVGLYQKSSLKLLSSLFANYLGADAPIEKGKGKAKKGSSFQTVSALHRENLNKLMTNLRSTHPHFVRCIIPNETKSPGVIDNPLVMHQLRCNGVLEGIRICRKGFPNRILYGDFRQRYRILNPAAIPXGQFIDSRKGAEKLLGSLDIDHNQYKFGHTKVFFKAGLLGLLEEMRDERLSRIITRIQAQSRGVLSRMEYKKLLERRDSLLIIQWNIRAFMGVKNWPWMKLYFKIKPLLKSAETEKEMATMKEEFARLKEALEKSEARRKELEEKMVSLLQEKNDLQLQVQAEQDNLADAEERCDQLIKNKIQLEAKVKEMTERLEDEEEMNAELTAKKRKLEDECSELKRDIDDLELTLAKVEKEKHATENKVKNLTEEMAGLDEIIAKLTKEKKALQEAHQQALDDLQAEEDKVNTLTKAKVKLEQQVDDLEGSLEQEKKVRMDLERAKRKLEGDLKLTQESIMDLENDKQQLDERLKKKDFELNALNARIEDEQALGSQLQKKLKELQARIEELEEELEAERTARAKVEKLRSDLSRELEEISERLEEAGGATSVQIEMNKKREAEFQKMRRDLEEATLQHEATAAALRKKHADSVAELSEQIDNLQRVKQKLEKEKSEFKLELDDVTSNMEQIIKAKANLEKMCRTLEDQMNEHRSKAEETQRSVNDLTSQRAKLQTENGELSRQLDEKEALISQLTRGKLTYTQQLEDLKRQLEEEVKAKNALAHALQSARHDCDLLREQYEEETEAKAELQRVLSKANSEVAQWRTKYETECSPPAPGQPLWCARPPGLQDTQIQLDDAVRANDDLKENIAIVERRNNLLQAELEELRAVVEQTERSRKLAEQELIETSERVQLLHSQNTSLINQKKKMDADLSQLQTEVEEAVQECRNAEEKAKKAITDAAMMAEELKKEQDTSAHLERMKKNMEQTIKDLQHRLDEAEQIALKGGKKQLQKLEARVRELENELEAEQKRNAESIKGMRKSERRIKELTYQTEEDRKNLLRLQDLVDKLQLKVKAYKRQAEEAEEQANTNLSKFRKVQHELDDXEERADIAESQVNKLRAKSRDIGAKGLNEE is encoded by the exons ATGGTGGACGCGGAGATGGCCGCGTTTGGGGCCGCCGCCCCCTTCCTGCGCAAGTCAGAGAAGGAGCGGCTGGAAGCCCAGACCCGACCTTTTGACCTCAAGAAAGATGTCTTTGTGCCCGATGACAAAGAGGAGTTCGTCAAGGCCAAAATTCTGTCTCGAGAGGGTGGCAAAGTCACCGCTGAGACCGAGCATGGCAAG ACGGTGACCGTGAAGGAGGACCAGGTGATGCAACAGAACCCGCCCAAGTTCGACAAGATCGAGGACATGGCCATGCTGACCTTCCTGCACGAGCCCGCCGTGCTCTACAACCTCAAGGAGCGCTATGCCTCTTGGATGATCTAC ACCTACTCGGGCCTCTTTTGCGTCACCGTCAACCCCTACAAGTGGCTGCCGGTGTACAACGCCGAGGTCGTGGCCGCCTACCGGGGCAAGAAGAGGAGCGAGGCACCGCCCCACATCTTCTCCATCTCTGACAACGCCTATCAGTACATGCTGACAG ACAGAGAAAACCAGTCCATCCTGATCAC CGGGGAATCCGGGGCCGGGAAGACGGTCAATACCAAGAGGGTCATCCAGTACTTTGCTGTGATTGCTGCCATTGGGGATCGCAGCAAGAAGGAGCAGACCCCAGGCAAG GGCACCCTGGAGGACCAGATCATCCAGGCCAACCCTGCCCTGGAGGCCTTCGGCAACGCCAAGACCGTCCGGAATGACAACTCCTCCCGCTTC GGGAAATTCATTCGAATCCATTTTGGGGCAACTGGAAAGTTGGCATCTGCAGACATAGAGACCT ACCTTCTGGAAAAATCCAGAGTAATTTTCCAGCTGAAAGCAGAGCGAGATTATCACATTTTCTACCAAATCCTGTCTAACAAAAAGCCTGAGCTGCTGG ACATGCTGTTGATCACCAACAACCCCTACGACTACGCGTTCATCTCCCAAGGAGAGACCACGGTGGCCTCCATTGATGACGCTGAGGAGCTCATGGCCACCGAC AATGCCTTTGATGTGCTGGGCTTCACCTCAGAGGAGAAGAACTCCATGTACAAGCTGACGGGCGCCATCATGCACTTTGGAAACATGAAGTTCAAACAGAAGCAGCGAGAGGAGCAGGCCGAGCCAGATGGCACCGAAG AGGCTGACAAGTCCGCTTACCTCATGGGGCTGAACTCAGCCGACCTGCTCAAGGGGCTGTGCCACCCTCGGGTGAAAGTGGGCAACGAGGNCTCTTGGATGATCTACGTGA CATCTGGTCTCTCCCTTACCTTCCAGGTGGCGTATGCCACCGGGGCACTGGCTAAGGCCGTGTACGAGAGGATGTTCAACTGGATGGTGACACGGATCAATGCCACCCTGGAGACCAAGCAGCCACGCCAGTACTTCATAGGGGTCCTGGACATCGCCGGCTTCGAGATCTTCGAT TTCAACAGCTTCGAGCAGCTGTGCATCAACTTTACCAACGAGAAGCTGCAACAGTTCTTCAACCACCACATGTTCGTGCTGGAGCAGGAGGAGTACAAGAAGGAGGGCATTGAGTGGGAGTTCATCGACTTTGGCATGGACCTGCAGGCCTGCATCGACCTCATCGAGAAG CCCATGGGCATCATGTCCATCCTGGAGGAGGAGTGCATGTTCCCCAAGGCCACTGACATGACCTTCAAGGCCAAGCTGTATGACAACCACCTGGGCAAGTCCAACAACTTCCAGAAGCCACGCAACATCAAGGGGAAGCAGGAAGCCCACTTCTCCCTGATCCACTACGCCGGCACCGTGGACTACAACATCCTGGGCTGGCTGCAGAAGAACAAGGACCCGCTCAACGAGACGGTGGTGGGCTTGTACCAGAAGTCCTCGCTCAAGTTGCTCAGCAGCCTGTTTGCCAACTACTTGGGGGCTGATGCAC CTATCGAGAAGGGCAAAGGCAAAGCCAAGAAAGGCTCATCCTTTCAGACCGTGTCAGCTCTGCACAGG GAAAATCTGAACAAGCTGATGACCAACTTGCGCTCCACGCACCCCCACTTTGTGCGTTGCATCATCCCCAACGAGACCAAGTCTCCAG GGGTGATAGACAACCCCCTGGTCATGCACCAGCTGCGCTGTAATGGGGTGCTGGAGGGCATCCGTATCTGCAGGAAGGGCTTCCCCAACCGCATCCTCTACGGGGACTTCCGGCAGAG ATACCGCATCCTGAATCCAGCAGCCATCCC GGGCCAGTTCATTGACagcaggaaaggggcagagaagcTTCTGGGCTCCCTGGACATTGACCACAACCAGTACAAGTTCGGCCACACCaag GTGTTCTTCAAGGCGGGactgctggggctgctggaggagaTGCGGGACGAGAGGCTGAGCCGGATCATCACCCGCATCCAGGCCCAGTCTCGGGGTGTGCTCTCCAGAATGGAGTACAAGAAACTGCTGGAACGCAG agactccctgctgataaTCCAGTGGAACATCCGGGCCTTCATGGGGGTCAAGAACTGGCCGTGGATGAAGCTGTACTTCAAGATCAAGCCACTGCTCAAGAGCGCGGAGACGGAGAAGGAGATGGCCACCATGAAGGAGGAGTTCGCGCGCCTCAAAGAGGCGCTGGAGAAGTCGGAGGCTCGCCGCaaggagctggaggagaagaTGGTGTCCCTGCTGCAGGAGAAGAACGACCTCCAGCTCCAAGTGCAGGCG GAACAAGACAACCTGGCTGACGCAGAGGAACGCTGCGACCAGCTGATCAAGAACAAGATCCAGCTGGAGGCCAAGGTGAAGGAGATGACTGAGAGGCTAGAGGACGAGGAGGAGATGAATGCGGAGCTCACTGCCAAGAAGCGCAAACTGGAGGACGAGTGCTCCGAGCTCAAGAGGGACATTGATGACCTGGAGCTGACACTGGCcaaggtggagaaggagaagcacgcAACAGAGAACAAG GTGAAGAACCTGACAGAGGAGATGGCTGGGCTAGATGAGATCATCGCCAAGCTGACCAAGGAGAAGAAAGCTCTGCAAGAGGCCCACCAGCAGGCCCTAGATGACCTTCAGGCTGAGGAGGACAAGGTCAACACCTTGACCAAGGCCAAGGTCAAGCTGGAGCAGCAGGTGGACGAT CTGGAGGGGTCCCTGGAGCAGGAGAAGAAGGTGCGCATGGACCTGGAGCGAGCAAAGCGGAAGCTGGAGGGCGACCTGAAGCTGACCCAGGAGAGCATCATGGACCTGGAGAACGACAAGCAGCAGCTGGACGAGCGGCTGAAAAA gaAGGACTTTGAGTTGAATGCCCTCAACGCGAGGATTGAGGATGAACAGGCCCTGGGCAGCCAGTTGCAGAAGAAGCTCAAAGAGCTTCAG GCTCGCAtcgaggagctggaggaggagctggaggccgAGCGCACCGCCAGGGCCAAGGTGGAGAAGCTGCGCTCAGACCTGTCCCGGGAGCTGGAGGAGATCAGcgagaggctggaggaggccgGAGGGGCCACGTCCGTGCAGATCGAGATGAACAAGAAGCGCGAGGCCGAGTTCCAGAAGATGAGGCGGGACCTGGAGGAGGCCACGCTGCAGCACGAGGCCACGGCGGCGGCCCTGCGCAAGAAGCACGCGGACAGCGTGGCCGAGCTGAGCGAGCAGATCGACAACCTGCAGCGCGTGAAacagaagctggagaaggagaagagcgAGTTCAAGCTGGAGCTGGACGATGTCACCTCCAACATGGAGCAGATCATCAAGGCCAAG gCTAACCTGGAGAAGATGTGCCGGACCCTGGAAGACCAGATGAATGAGCACCGAAGCAAGGCCGAGGAGACCCAGCGGTCTGTCAACGACCTCACCAGCCAGCGGGCCAAGCTGCAGACCGAGAACG GTGAGCTGTCCCGGCAGCTGGATGAGAAGGAGGCCCTGATCTCCCAGCTGACCCGAGGCAAGCTCACCTACACCCAGCAGCTGGAGGACCTcaagaggcagctggaggaggaggttAAG gcGAAGAACGCGCTGGCCCACGCGCTGCAGTCAGCCCGGCACGACTGTGACCTGCTGCGGGAGCAGTACGAGGAGGAGACGGAGGCCAAGGCCGAGCTGCAGCGCGTCCTGTCCAAGGCCAACTCAGAGGTGGCCCAGTGGAGGACCAAGTACGAGACGGAA TGCTCCCCGCCGGCACCCGGCCAACCCCTGTGGTGTGCCCGCCCTCCCGGTCTGCAGGACACCCAGATCCAGCTGGACGACGCGGTGCGCGCCAACGACGACCTGAAGGAGAACATCGCCATCGTGGAGCGGCGCAACAACCTGCTGCAGGCGGAGCTGGAGGAGCTGCGGGCCGTGGTGGAACAGACGGAGCGCTCTCGGAAGCTGGCGGAGCAGGAGCTGATCGAGACCAGCGAGCGGGTGCAGCTGCTGCACTCCCAG AACACCAGCCTCATCAACCAGAAGAAGAAGATGGACGCAGACCTGTCCCAGCTGCAGACGGAAGTGGAAGAGGCGGTGCAGGAGTGCAGGAACGCCGAGGAGAAGGCCAAGAAGGCCATCACCGAC GCTGCCATGATGGCGGAGGAGCTGAAGAAGGAGCAGGACACCAGCGCGCACCTGGAGCGCATGAAGAAGAACATGGAGCAGACCATCAAGGACCTCCAGCACCGGCTGGATGAGGCCGAGCAGATCGCCCTCAAGGGCGGCAAGAAGCAGCTGCAGAAGCTGGAGGCCCGGGTGCGGGAGCTGGAGAACGAGCTGGAGGCCGAGCAGAAGCGCAACGCGGAGTCCATCAAGGGCATGAGGAAGAGTGAGCGTCGCATCAAGGAGCTGACCTACCAG ACGGAGGAGGACAGAAAGAACCTGCTGCGGCTGCAGGACCTGGTGGACAAGCTGCAGCTGAAGGTCAAGGCCTACAAGCGCCAGGCCGAGGAGGCG GAGGAACAGGCCAACACCAACCTGTCCAAGTTCCGCAAGGTGCAGCACGAGCTGGATGA CGAGGAGCGGGCGGACATCGCCGAGTCCCAGGTCAACAAGCTGCGGGCCAAGAGCCGGGACATCGGCGCCAAG GGCTTGAATGAGGAGTAG